A portion of the Gimesia chilikensis genome contains these proteins:
- a CDS encoding DNA gyrase/topoisomerase IV subunit B → MATAAKSSDAKKYSADDIEVLEGLEAVRRRPSMYIGGVDIRGLHHLLWEIVDNSVDEYLANEADTIVVTLHKDGASCSVKDNGRGIPVDKHSKTKKSALELILTTLHAGGKFSDKNYARSGGLHGVGSSVVNALSSEMVATVYRDGHQYVQRYKKGKPTTPVKKVKPFRGHGTEIHFRPDDSIFRRVHFNADTIRQHLEDIAFIHGGLKITFRDEVKKETHELSHPEGIRGYLDKLATEQQKKPVHEQLFYAEKEDEHIRVELALKWTDATDEQVRSYVNGIRTHAGGTHESGLRSGIAKAVKNYMDVHNIKHKGLLISTDDIREGVLCLISVFHNDPMFQGQTKEKLNNPEVSGFVEGIVRPLLETWLNNNPSIADAVVGRIVLAARARMASRDAQKEVRRKTPSNRKSTLPGKLLDCRSNKPEESELFLVEGLSAGGTAAMGRDSRIQAVLPLRGKVLNTESLAVSKIMGNQEIKDLVETLGTGIGANFDIRNLRYNRIILLMDADSDGYHISTLLLTFFFRHMMELIRQGKLFLAQPPLYCISVGTEKYYAQDDVQKEEIIESLPANRKYEIGRFKGLGEMTAKELKETTLDPKKRVLLKVDIDSQLDADATFSQLFGKDASQRYDLIMEEAIEADDIDY, encoded by the coding sequence ATGGCAACGGCAGCAAAATCATCTGACGCTAAAAAATACTCCGCTGATGACATCGAAGTTCTGGAGGGGCTCGAAGCGGTCCGCAGACGGCCTTCGATGTATATCGGGGGTGTAGACATTCGCGGACTGCATCACCTGCTCTGGGAAATCGTGGACAACTCGGTCGACGAATACCTGGCCAATGAAGCGGACACGATTGTGGTCACGCTGCATAAAGATGGTGCGTCGTGCAGTGTCAAAGACAACGGTCGTGGTATTCCGGTCGATAAGCACTCCAAGACCAAGAAGTCGGCCCTGGAACTGATTCTGACGACCCTGCATGCCGGGGGTAAATTCTCGGACAAGAACTACGCCCGCAGCGGTGGTCTGCACGGCGTGGGTTCATCTGTGGTCAACGCACTGTCTTCAGAGATGGTAGCGACCGTCTACCGGGACGGGCACCAGTATGTGCAGCGCTATAAAAAGGGCAAACCGACGACACCGGTAAAGAAGGTTAAACCATTCCGCGGGCATGGAACGGAAATTCATTTCCGCCCGGACGATAGCATTTTCCGCCGCGTGCACTTCAACGCCGACACGATCCGCCAGCACCTGGAAGACATCGCCTTCATTCATGGCGGGCTGAAAATCACGTTCCGGGATGAAGTCAAAAAAGAGACACACGAACTGTCACATCCGGAAGGGATTCGTGGCTACCTGGACAAGCTGGCAACCGAACAGCAGAAGAAGCCGGTACACGAACAACTGTTTTACGCGGAAAAAGAAGACGAACATATTCGCGTGGAACTGGCCCTGAAATGGACCGACGCGACCGACGAGCAGGTGCGCAGTTATGTGAACGGTATCCGCACCCATGCCGGGGGAACGCACGAAAGCGGGCTGCGGTCGGGGATCGCCAAGGCGGTCAAGAACTACATGGACGTGCATAACATCAAGCACAAGGGGCTCCTGATTTCGACGGACGACATTCGCGAAGGTGTGCTCTGTCTGATCTCGGTGTTCCATAACGATCCGATGTTCCAGGGGCAGACCAAAGAGAAGCTGAATAACCCGGAAGTCAGTGGCTTTGTCGAAGGGATTGTCCGTCCGCTTCTGGAAACCTGGTTGAACAACAACCCTTCAATCGCCGACGCGGTTGTGGGGCGCATCGTTCTGGCGGCCCGGGCCCGGATGGCCAGCCGCGATGCCCAGAAAGAAGTCAGACGCAAGACACCCTCCAACCGCAAGTCGACCCTGCCGGGCAAGCTGCTGGACTGCCGGTCCAACAAGCCGGAAGAGTCGGAACTGTTCCTGGTCGAAGGCCTGTCCGCCGGTGGTACCGCAGCGATGGGGCGAGACAGCCGCATTCAGGCCGTGCTTCCCTTACGCGGTAAGGTTCTGAATACCGAATCGCTGGCTGTCTCCAAAATCATGGGGAACCAGGAAATCAAAGACCTGGTCGAAACACTGGGCACCGGCATCGGTGCGAACTTTGATATTCGCAACCTGCGTTACAACCGCATTATCCTCCTGATGGATGCTGACAGCGACGGTTACCACATCAGCACACTGCTGCTGACGTTCTTCTTCCGTCACATGATGGAGCTGATTCGACAGGGCAAGCTCTTCCTGGCCCAGCCGCCTCTGTACTGCATCAGTGTAGGGACCGAGAAATATTACGCCCAGGATGATGTGCAGAAGGAAGAGATCATCGAGTCTCTGCCGGCGAACCGCAAGTATGAAATCGGCCGCTTCAAAGGTCTGGGTGAGATGACCGCGAAGGAACTGAAAGAGACGACCCTGGATCCCAAAAAGCGGGTGCTCCTGAAAGTCGATATCGACAGTCAGCTGGATGCGGACGCAACCTTCTCCCAGTTGTTCGGTAAAGATGCCAGCCAGCGGTATGATCTGATCATGGAAGAGGCGATCGAAGCCGACGACATCGATTATTGA
- a CDS encoding DNA gyrase/topoisomerase IV subunit A, which produces MAKRKSASNGAENGTNGNASVETDRIEYVPISEVTRRRYLNYAMSVITSRALPDVRDGLKPVQRRILYVMYHDLRLVANAKPRKCAKICGDTTGNYHPHGDASVYDALVRLAQDFNLRNPLVNGQGNFGSIMGLPAAAARYTEARLTGIAEHLMNELRYQTVEMRPNYDGTRNEPVVLPARFPNLLVNGVHGIAVGMATNIPPHNLGEVVKACTHLIHHPDATVAQLMKYIKGPDFPLGGRIVTDKRSLTNVYKDGRGPIKIRGEWKIDTDKKASSKNAQRLIVYSVPYAVETGSLLSEIGGIVESRKLPQLLDVADETDDKNGLKIVLEIKPDADPETVMAFLYKHTHLEQNFAVNLTCLVPDDSDVLIPHRCDLREMLQYFLDFRFITVRRRFEYQLEQLERRIHILEGFEIIFNGLDKALKLIRASNGKQDAAQKLMAEFPLDEIQTMAILELQLYRISKLEINTIREELEEKRAEADRIRKILASDKRLWKVVETELKELGEEFPEKRQTKLGSSDEITEFDPQAYIVKENTNVVVTREGWIKRVGRLQTKGDTRELAKTRVREGDSVLDVAPGSTLDHVVFFSSDGVAYTLPIEQVPVSSGYGEPLSKHARMGDGASLVAAITTDARFTPEDKATKKEPIPTPHLLIVTEKGQIMRISFSLFRQASTKAGRKFCRLGKDDRVVYAGLVDEAETMFIATKDARVLHCEIEEAALLSNPGKGVKGIKLEKGDSVMGALQLTRPSDCLRVINTSGKKMTFGQMKYGVTSRGGKGVKTSQRSGFAEILYPPIEVVDWDEIEQE; this is translated from the coding sequence TTGGCGAAACGAAAATCAGCCAGTAACGGCGCAGAGAATGGCACCAACGGAAACGCCAGCGTTGAAACGGACCGTATTGAATATGTTCCCATCAGTGAGGTCACGCGACGTCGCTATCTGAACTACGCGATGTCAGTCATCACTTCCCGGGCGTTGCCTGACGTCCGGGACGGTCTGAAGCCGGTACAACGCCGCATTTTGTATGTCATGTACCACGACTTGCGTCTGGTGGCCAATGCGAAGCCCCGTAAATGCGCTAAAATCTGTGGTGATACCACGGGTAACTACCATCCACACGGTGACGCTTCCGTGTATGACGCCCTGGTCCGTCTGGCCCAGGACTTCAACCTGAGGAACCCTCTGGTCAATGGTCAGGGGAACTTCGGTTCGATTATGGGTCTACCGGCCGCTGCTGCCCGTTATACGGAAGCCCGTCTGACCGGCATCGCAGAGCATCTGATGAATGAACTGCGATACCAGACCGTCGAAATGCGTCCCAACTACGATGGTACCCGCAATGAGCCGGTTGTCCTGCCGGCCCGCTTCCCTAACCTGCTGGTTAACGGAGTACACGGGATCGCCGTCGGGATGGCGACGAACATTCCACCTCACAATCTGGGTGAAGTAGTCAAAGCCTGCACGCATCTGATCCATCATCCCGATGCGACCGTGGCCCAATTAATGAAATACATTAAAGGTCCCGACTTCCCGCTGGGAGGCCGGATCGTCACGGACAAACGCTCTCTCACCAATGTCTATAAGGATGGCCGCGGACCGATCAAGATTCGGGGCGAGTGGAAGATCGATACAGACAAAAAAGCCAGTTCGAAAAATGCCCAGCGGCTGATCGTTTATTCGGTGCCTTATGCCGTCGAAACGGGATCTCTGCTGTCGGAAATCGGGGGCATTGTCGAATCGCGGAAGCTGCCCCAGCTGCTGGATGTCGCCGACGAAACGGACGACAAGAACGGTCTGAAGATCGTCCTGGAGATCAAGCCGGATGCCGACCCTGAAACGGTAATGGCCTTCCTGTACAAGCACACGCACCTGGAACAGAACTTCGCCGTCAACCTGACCTGCCTGGTTCCCGATGATTCAGACGTACTGATTCCCCACCGTTGCGATCTGCGGGAGATGTTACAGTACTTCCTGGACTTCCGTTTCATTACGGTCCGCCGCCGCTTCGAATATCAGTTGGAACAGCTGGAACGCCGGATCCATATCCTGGAAGGTTTCGAAATCATCTTCAACGGGCTGGATAAAGCCCTGAAACTGATTCGTGCCAGTAACGGGAAACAGGATGCCGCCCAGAAGCTGATGGCCGAATTTCCGCTGGATGAAATCCAGACCATGGCCATTCTGGAACTGCAGCTGTACCGCATCTCGAAACTGGAAATCAATACGATCCGCGAGGAGCTGGAAGAGAAACGGGCCGAAGCAGACCGGATTCGCAAGATCCTGGCTTCCGACAAACGACTCTGGAAGGTGGTTGAAACCGAGTTGAAAGAACTGGGCGAGGAATTCCCCGAGAAACGCCAGACGAAGCTGGGTTCTTCGGACGAAATTACCGAGTTCGATCCGCAGGCGTATATCGTCAAAGAAAACACGAACGTGGTGGTCACCCGCGAGGGATGGATCAAACGCGTCGGACGGCTGCAGACCAAAGGCGATACCCGGGAGCTCGCCAAAACGCGTGTCCGCGAAGGGGACAGCGTGCTGGATGTCGCACCAGGAAGCACCCTGGATCATGTGGTGTTCTTCTCCAGTGATGGCGTCGCCTATACGCTGCCGATCGAGCAGGTTCCGGTCTCCTCGGGTTACGGCGAGCCGCTTTCGAAACATGCCCGCATGGGTGACGGGGCAAGCCTGGTCGCTGCGATTACGACAGACGCCCGGTTCACACCGGAAGATAAAGCGACGAAGAAAGAGCCGATTCCTACGCCGCACCTGCTGATCGTCACCGAAAAGGGGCAGATCATGCGGATTTCGTTCAGCCTGTTCCGCCAGGCATCGACGAAAGCGGGCCGTAAATTCTGTCGACTCGGAAAAGACGACCGGGTGGTCTATGCCGGCCTGGTGGATGAGGCGGAAACGATGTTTATCGCAACCAAAGATGCCCGTGTGTTACACTGTGAGATCGAAGAAGCAGCCCTGCTCTCGAATCCGGGTAAGGGAGTCAAAGGGATCAAGCTGGAAAAAGGGGACTCCGTCATGGGTGCCCTGCAGCTCACGCGACCCAGCGACTGTCTGCGGGTCATCAACACCAGTGGCAAGAAAATGACTTTTGGCCAGATGAAGTACGGCGTCACGTCCCGCGGCGGTAAAGGGGTCAAAACCAGCCAGCGGAGCGGGTTCGCTGAAATTCTCTATCCGCCCATCGAAGTGGTGGACTGGGACGAGATCGAACAGGAATAA